One Algibacter sp. L3A6 genomic region harbors:
- a CDS encoding type IX secretion system membrane protein PorP/SprF, translating to MKSLKLKLIIFILANSWIGVAQQLPQFTQYMYNTISINPAYAGSRETFSIVGLHRSQWVGVEGAPTTQTLSMHTPLRNDRIGVGLSFINDELGYENFSYLYGDFSYTLPIGLKAKLAFGLKGGFTQYHIDQSILNDPTVINDQFFDDVSNRWSPNIGLGLYLHTNKWYVGLSAPRVLNTDYNNGGNGTIDYVALERISYYATGGYVFDLSATTKFKPAVLLKATNGAPLSFDMTANFLFNDKFWLGGSYRINESAAALGFITDLQVSKQMRIGYAYEYPLSELNTYTSGTHEILLMFEVFKSKRIKSPRFF from the coding sequence ATGAAGTCATTAAAATTAAAACTCATTATTTTTATACTGGCCAACAGCTGGATTGGAGTAGCACAACAGCTACCCCAATTCACACAGTATATGTATAATACAATCTCCATAAACCCAGCTTACGCTGGTAGTAGAGAAACTTTCAGTATTGTTGGTTTACATAGAAGTCAGTGGGTTGGCGTAGAAGGCGCTCCTACTACACAAACATTGTCTATGCATACGCCATTAAGAAACGACCGTATTGGTGTAGGTTTGTCTTTTATCAATGATGAACTTGGTTATGAAAACTTCTCATATTTATACGGAGATTTTTCATATACGCTCCCAATAGGTTTAAAAGCTAAATTAGCATTTGGTCTAAAAGGTGGTTTTACACAATACCATATTGATCAATCTATTTTAAATGATCCAACTGTTATTAACGATCAATTTTTTGATGATGTTTCTAATAGATGGAGTCCCAATATAGGTCTTGGACTTTATCTACACACCAACAAATGGTATGTTGGACTGTCTGCTCCTAGAGTTCTAAATACAGATTACAATAATGGTGGAAATGGGACTATTGATTACGTCGCTTTAGAACGTATTAGTTACTACGCAACTGGTGGTTATGTTTTCGACTTAAGCGCTACTACTAAATTTAAACCTGCTGTTTTACTTAAAGCAACAAATGGTGCTCCTTTATCTTTTGATATGACGGCCAACTTTTTGTTCAATGATAAATTTTGGTTAGGTGGTTCTTATAGAATTAACGAATCTGCAGCTGCTCTTGGTTTTATTACCGATTTGCAAGTATCCAAACAAATGCGTATTGGCTATGCTTACGAGTATCCGCTATCAGAATTAAACACGTACACAAGTGGAACTCATGAGATCTTACTTATGTTCGAAGTCTTTAAAAGTAAACGTATTAAATCTCCTAGATTCTTCTAA
- a CDS encoding OmpA family protein: protein MKSNLLLIIFTIYGSIMFGQVKLADRFFDNYGYVKASELYQKAFEDGDDSEHVLTRLGDCYYNNSNSEKAATWYGKAVNKYDDISSLYLFKYISTLKSIGHYAEADIWLKKYLLLQNDDTKTSENNSEDLLNYEELNTVDKSLYITVENLSINSKFSDFGSFVQNNTLYFASSRRLDENKKYGWNKEPFLDIFEVAVKEKAYELEFGSPHLIKASKVNTDYHEATITISNDGKTMYFTRDNVTKRNELNFDKKGTTHLKIYKASLIDGQWSNIVELSINDEVFSTGHPSLSADNKKLFFVSDREGGFGQTDIYEVDILPNNKFSEPRNLGPRINTEGREMFPFVSQDSTFYFSSDGRLNLGLLDIFKSNIIKDSLSLPQNLGAPYNSGYDDFAYFADPSDKNKRSYFSSNRPGGVGNDDIYTVYSKVCFQNLTGTTRDKNTNDVLGNTIVKLIDETGKIIEEVVTTENGAYEFTLECNKNYSLVGSKPGYVDDKANFNTSDKNEIEVEQDLFLASLVVGNQIVIKPIFFDFNKSNIRLDAQYELENIVDVLRANPTMVIKIESHTDSRGRDKYNLSLSDRRAKSTRDYILSRGIKPERIESAIGYGETQLLNKCSNGVRCTQEEHQLNRRSYFYILKK, encoded by the coding sequence ATGAAATCAAATTTATTACTAATTATATTTACTATTTACGGTTCTATAATGTTCGGTCAAGTAAAGCTAGCCGATAGGTTTTTTGATAACTATGGTTATGTAAAAGCAAGTGAACTGTACCAAAAAGCTTTTGAAGATGGTGATGATAGCGAGCATGTTTTAACACGTTTAGGCGATTGTTATTACAACAATTCTAATTCGGAAAAAGCGGCCACCTGGTATGGGAAGGCTGTAAATAAATACGATGATATCTCATCACTATATTTATTTAAATATATTTCAACTTTAAAGAGTATTGGGCATTATGCTGAAGCTGATATTTGGTTGAAAAAATATTTACTACTTCAAAATGACGACACTAAAACTAGCGAAAACAATTCTGAAGATTTATTAAATTACGAAGAACTTAACACCGTTGATAAGTCGTTATATATTACAGTAGAGAACTTATCGATCAACTCTAAATTTTCAGATTTCGGTTCATTTGTACAAAACAACACACTATACTTCGCCTCTTCTAGAAGACTCGATGAAAACAAAAAATACGGTTGGAATAAAGAACCATTTTTAGATATTTTTGAAGTTGCTGTTAAAGAAAAAGCTTATGAGTTAGAATTTGGATCTCCGCATTTAATTAAAGCTTCAAAAGTAAATACAGATTATCATGAAGCTACTATTACTATTTCGAACGATGGTAAAACAATGTATTTTACTAGAGATAACGTAACAAAAAGAAACGAATTAAATTTTGACAAAAAAGGGACTACTCATCTGAAAATTTATAAAGCGAGTCTTATTGATGGTCAATGGTCAAATATTGTAGAATTATCAATTAATGACGAAGTGTTTTCAACAGGGCACCCTAGCTTAAGTGCTGATAATAAAAAATTATTTTTTGTATCAGATAGAGAAGGTGGTTTTGGACAAACTGATATTTATGAAGTTGATATTCTTCCAAACAATAAATTTAGCGAACCAAGAAACTTAGGACCAAGAATAAATACTGAAGGCCGAGAAATGTTTCCTTTTGTAAGTCAAGATAGCACATTCTACTTCTCTTCAGACGGTCGTTTGAACCTTGGATTGTTAGATATATTTAAATCGAATATTATTAAAGATAGCTTATCTCTACCTCAAAATTTAGGTGCGCCTTACAATAGTGGTTATGATGATTTTGCTTATTTCGCAGATCCTTCTGATAAGAATAAGCGTAGTTATTTCTCATCTAACAGACCTGGAGGAGTTGGTAATGATGATATTTACACAGTATATTCAAAAGTCTGTTTTCAAAACTTAACAGGTACTACCAGAGATAAAAACACCAATGATGTTTTAGGCAACACCATTGTTAAACTTATAGATGAAACAGGAAAAATAATTGAAGAAGTTGTTACTACCGAAAATGGAGCTTATGAATTTACCCTTGAGTGTAATAAAAACTACAGTCTTGTAGGAAGTAAACCAGGATATGTAGACGATAAAGCTAACTTCAACACAAGCGATAAAAATGAAATTGAAGTTGAACAAGATTTATTTTTAGCTTCATTAGTTGTCGGAAATCAAATTGTTATTAAGCCTATCTTTTTTGATTTTAATAAATCTAACATTAGACTTGACGCTCAATACGAGTTAGAGAATATTGTAGATGTATTGAGAGCGAACCCAACCATGGTTATAAAAATTGAATCGCATACGGATAGCCGAGGAAGAGATAAATACAACTTAAGCCTATCAGATAGGCGAGCAAAATCTACTAGAGATTATATACTTTCTAGAGGTATTAAACCAGAGCGTATAGAAAGTGCTATTGGTTATGGAGAAACACAATTACTGAACAAATGCAGTAATGGTGTTCGATGCACCCAAGAGGAGCATCAATTAAACAGACGATCTTATTTTTACATCTTGAAGAAATAA
- a CDS encoding gliding motility-associated C-terminal domain-containing protein, with amino-acid sequence MLVNCESVPEVPTIEFTDNCSSSVNVVFEETSSFDESNPSDYEIVRTWTVNDDCDNIATYTQTISVTLNDFITTVNERACSDDGTIDLNDYLENDQVGGTWTITQGNANLDESTFNPENVELGNYIFSYTSANNGCLNTTEVVIEIHDECIVLPCGKDDVIISKVVTPNGDAQNEFFTITGVETCGFVVDLKIFNRWGAKIYENSNYQNNWNGTSHKSSVGGADKVPNGTYYYIINLKNSGLAPIAKAFYVGSK; translated from the coding sequence TTGTTAGTAAATTGTGAAAGCGTACCAGAAGTTCCTACAATTGAATTTACTGATAACTGTTCATCGAGTGTAAATGTTGTTTTTGAAGAAACAAGTTCATTTGATGAAAGCAATCCTTCAGATTACGAAATAGTAAGAACATGGACTGTAAATGATGACTGTGATAATATCGCAACTTATACGCAAACAATTTCAGTTACATTAAACGATTTCATTACAACTGTTAATGAGAGAGCTTGTTCTGATGATGGAACAATCGACTTGAATGATTATTTAGAAAATGACCAAGTAGGTGGAACCTGGACAATTACTCAAGGTAACGCAAACCTAGACGAGAGTACATTCAACCCTGAAAATGTAGAGTTAGGTAATTATATCTTTAGCTACACTAGCGCTAACAACGGTTGTTTAAACACTACTGAGGTTGTTATAGAAATTCATGATGAATGTATCGTTCTTCCTTGTGGAAAAGATGATGTAATTATTTCAAAAGTTGTAACACCTAACGGTGATGCACAAAATGAATTCTTTACAATCACTGGAGTAGAAACTTGTGGATTTGTTGTTGACTTAAAAATATTCAACAGATGGGGAGCCAAAATCTACGAGAACTCTAATTACCAAAATAACTGGAATGGAACTTCTCATAAATCGTCTGTAGGCGGTGCAGATAAAGTACCAAACGGAACATACTACTATATTATTAACCTAAAAAACAGTGGATTGGCACCTATAGCGAAAGCATTTTACGTAGGTTCTAAATAA
- a CDS encoding tetratricopeptide repeat protein yields the protein MLNLFIKYKHPTPISNILCILICGIIAFNSSVINAQEQINEPQQVEALLLKSKGLAQTNIDSSYFYATKATEKSKLIKNDTLLAKSNLQQSSLLIFKKEFSKSDSLLQENLTKILPKHIKGLTIHNLATIQYYKQDFQKALELYVQAAGILEQTKKTEQLVSTYSNIGAINASLKNYKNAQIYLERALALSDFDEVVKLQILVNLCNIYYNEKQFKKYTESIFKAEELAIKYNSKNTLSTIYNNLAIYFTNDGADYNKAVSYGKKAIALKKELNSTNTLNVTYNNVGNAYLKRQEYQKAISFLDSASIGAQGLLKSYIFNNLKESYLGLKQYKTALHYADLKDKIKDSITNQKQKESVAELTEKYESEKKEQRINILDTENKLQALTIKQQNYLLAALALFVLLIIILGYFGFKSYKIQQQLDKVLLQQRLRKMQLNPHFLFNALQSIQNFIHQNDKEKSSSYLTSYSKLIRLVLEKSDDDFITVEDDKAAIESYLTLQLLNYNNTFSFKINIEESVDEDFDMLPTLITQPFVENAILHGLKNNDNGIISVKYYKLDSILHVSITDNGKGFEAKKDDSNRLHKSMSMEIIKEQLKNLNKSSKDFKGDIEVKTTSNGTQVLLSFTTM from the coding sequence ATGCTCAACCTCTTTATTAAATATAAACACCCCACTCCTATTTCTAATATATTATGCATTTTAATATGCGGAATAATAGCATTTAATAGTTCTGTTATAAATGCTCAAGAGCAAATTAATGAACCTCAACAAGTAGAGGCACTTTTATTAAAATCGAAAGGACTAGCTCAAACAAATATTGATAGTTCCTATTTTTATGCTACAAAAGCTACTGAAAAATCTAAACTAATTAAGAACGATACGTTGTTGGCAAAATCTAATTTACAACAAAGCAGTCTTCTCATTTTTAAAAAGGAGTTTTCTAAATCGGACTCTTTACTACAAGAAAATCTTACCAAGATTTTGCCAAAACACATTAAAGGGTTAACCATACACAACCTAGCAACTATACAATACTATAAACAAGATTTTCAAAAAGCATTAGAACTTTATGTTCAAGCCGCCGGCATTTTAGAGCAAACAAAAAAAACAGAGCAGCTTGTTAGCACATATTCTAATATTGGTGCTATTAACGCTTCATTAAAGAACTATAAAAATGCTCAAATTTATTTAGAACGCGCTTTGGCTTTAAGTGATTTTGATGAAGTTGTAAAACTTCAAATTCTAGTTAATTTATGTAATATCTACTACAACGAAAAGCAGTTTAAAAAATATACCGAAAGTATTTTTAAAGCAGAAGAACTTGCTATTAAATACAACTCTAAAAATACATTATCTACTATTTATAATAATTTAGCAATCTATTTTACAAACGATGGAGCAGATTATAATAAAGCGGTTTCTTATGGGAAAAAAGCAATTGCATTAAAAAAAGAACTTAATAGCACCAACACCCTCAACGTGACTTACAATAATGTAGGCAATGCTTATCTGAAAAGACAAGAATATCAAAAAGCTATCAGTTTTTTAGACAGTGCTAGCATTGGTGCTCAAGGTCTTTTAAAATCTTACATATTCAATAATCTTAAAGAATCTTACCTCGGCTTAAAGCAATATAAAACAGCTTTACATTATGCCGATTTAAAGGATAAAATTAAAGATTCTATTACTAACCAAAAGCAAAAAGAAAGTGTAGCCGAACTAACAGAAAAGTACGAGTCGGAGAAAAAAGAACAACGTATTAATATATTAGATACCGAAAACAAGCTACAAGCCCTTACTATTAAACAACAAAATTACCTACTTGCAGCCTTAGCACTTTTTGTTTTACTTATAATCATTTTGGGTTATTTTGGATTTAAAAGTTACAAAATACAACAACAACTAGACAAGGTTCTATTGCAACAACGCTTAAGAAAAATGCAATTAAACCCGCACTTTTTATTCAATGCTTTACAAAGTATTCAAAATTTTATTCATCAAAATGACAAAGAAAAATCGAGTTCATATCTTACTAGTTATTCGAAATTAATCAGATTGGTTTTAGAAAAATCTGATGACGATTTCATTACCGTTGAAGATGATAAAGCAGCCATCGAATCTTATCTTACATTGCAACTACTTAATTACAACAATACGTTTTCATTCAAAATAAACATTGAAGAATCGGTAGATGAAGATTTTGATATGTTACCCACATTAATAACGCAACCCTTTGTTGAAAATGCCATATTGCATGGCTTGAAGAATAATGACAACGGTATTATTTCAGTAAAATACTATAAGCTAGATTCGATTTTACACGTTTCTATAACCGACAACGGAAAAGGT